The proteins below are encoded in one region of Deinococcus aquaedulcis:
- the recG gene encoding ATP-dependent DNA helicase RecG, translating to MATVAELREKLRRPLSAELASGCQNRVVAGGMDKLLASPLGNPFPKVREVLAGYAALDLPEREDALKRALALLSEAAKPAAKPARAARVAVPAAAPGERLPPDAPVERLDTGPGGARKLHTLGLHLLRDVLHAYPHRHEDRRALPDLSEVEEGQKVTVEGRVVAKSRRSPKPGMLILEVTLETPAGGRVRASWFNQPWVERQLKEGARLVLTGRVKKFGRSVQLGVEHLETVEGAQDSLSTGRIVGVYDSKEGISQEFLRRAAHRSLQAVPLDDYLPAHWRQKYRLTDLADALWGIHFPHDEGHLGRARARLRFDEYLFLELRLLLQGEDAVLQGKRFQATGDDIHTFEAALPFRFTNAQRRVLLEITDDMRGERQMARLVQGDVGSGKTAVAACALYLAVRDGYQGALMAPTEILARQHYANLVGYLGKLDVRVGLLIGAMTPKAKLEMQTRIAQGDVDVVVGTQALIQENVRFDNLGLAVVDEEHRFGVQQRRKLLAGRPDVLVMSATPIPRSLALTAYGDLELSIIDELPPGRTPIETKLIQDTARQQAYGFVMRQIREGRQAFVVTALIEENENLELLAATQLADDLKTILPEARIDLLHGKMSAAEKDHVMDRFRAHEFDVLVSTTVIEVGVDVPNATVMVIENAERFGLAQLHQLRGRVGRGSAQSYCVLIAGEHSKKTRQRLKIIEGSTDGFVIAEADLKLRGPGELRGTRQSGIPDLRLADLANDTEIIEQARELAKHILAHDPKLEHPRLQYLRSELQNRSQSVAFREVI from the coding sequence ATGGCGACCGTGGCGGAACTCCGGGAGAAACTGCGGCGGCCCCTGTCGGCGGAGCTGGCCTCGGGCTGCCAGAACCGCGTAGTGGCGGGCGGCATGGACAAACTGCTGGCCTCGCCGCTGGGCAATCCCTTTCCGAAAGTGCGCGAGGTGCTGGCGGGCTACGCCGCGCTGGATCTCCCGGAGCGCGAGGACGCCCTGAAGCGGGCCCTGGCCCTGCTGAGCGAGGCCGCCAAACCTGCCGCCAAGCCAGCGCGCGCGGCCCGGGTGGCGGTGCCTGCCGCTGCCCCCGGCGAGCGCCTGCCCCCGGACGCCCCGGTGGAGCGGCTCGACACTGGCCCCGGTGGTGCCCGCAAACTGCACACGCTGGGCCTGCACCTGCTGCGCGACGTGCTGCACGCCTACCCCCACCGGCACGAGGACCGCCGGGCCCTGCCGGACCTCTCGGAAGTGGAGGAAGGCCAGAAGGTGACCGTGGAGGGCCGGGTGGTTGCCAAATCCCGCCGCAGCCCCAAGCCCGGAATGCTGATTCTGGAGGTCACGCTGGAAACCCCGGCCGGGGGGCGGGTGCGCGCCAGCTGGTTTAACCAGCCCTGGGTGGAGCGGCAGCTGAAAGAGGGTGCGCGGCTCGTACTGACAGGCCGGGTGAAGAAGTTTGGCCGCTCGGTGCAGCTGGGCGTGGAGCACCTGGAAACGGTGGAAGGCGCGCAGGACAGCCTCTCGACAGGGCGCATTGTGGGCGTGTACGACAGCAAGGAAGGCATCTCGCAGGAGTTTCTGCGTCGCGCCGCGCACCGCTCTCTCCAGGCGGTGCCGCTGGACGATTACCTGCCCGCCCACTGGCGCCAGAAGTACCGCCTGACCGATCTGGCCGACGCGCTGTGGGGCATTCACTTTCCGCACGACGAGGGGCACCTGGGCCGCGCGCGGGCCCGGCTGCGCTTTGACGAGTACCTGTTCCTCGAACTGCGCCTGCTGCTGCAAGGCGAGGACGCCGTGCTGCAGGGCAAACGGTTTCAGGCCACAGGGGACGACATCCACACCTTCGAGGCCGCGCTGCCCTTCCGTTTCACGAACGCCCAGCGGCGGGTGCTGCTGGAAATTACGGACGACATGCGGGGTGAACGCCAGATGGCGCGGCTGGTGCAGGGGGACGTGGGCAGCGGCAAGACCGCTGTGGCCGCCTGCGCCCTGTATCTGGCGGTTCGCGACGGCTACCAGGGCGCCCTGATGGCCCCCACCGAGATCCTGGCGCGGCAACACTACGCGAACCTGGTGGGCTACCTGGGGAAGCTGGACGTGCGGGTGGGCCTGCTGATTGGCGCCATGACCCCCAAGGCCAAGCTGGAGATGCAAACCCGCATTGCCCAGGGCGACGTGGACGTGGTGGTGGGCACCCAGGCGCTGATTCAGGAGAACGTGCGCTTTGACAACCTGGGCCTGGCCGTGGTGGACGAGGAACACCGCTTCGGTGTGCAGCAGCGGCGCAAACTGCTGGCCGGGCGCCCCGACGTGCTGGTGATGTCCGCCACGCCCATTCCGCGTTCGCTGGCGCTGACGGCCTACGGCGACCTGGAACTCAGCATCATTGACGAGCTGCCGCCCGGGCGCACGCCCATCGAAACCAAGCTGATTCAGGACACCGCCCGGCAGCAGGCGTACGGCTTCGTGATGCGACAGATTCGTGAAGGCCGGCAGGCGTTTGTGGTGACCGCCCTGATCGAGGAAAACGAGAACCTGGAGCTGCTGGCCGCCACCCAGCTGGCCGATGACCTGAAAACCATACTGCCGGAAGCCCGCATTGATCTGCTGCACGGCAAGATGAGCGCCGCCGAGAAGGACCACGTCATGGACCGCTTCCGCGCCCACGAGTTCGACGTGCTGGTGTCCACCACCGTGATTGAGGTGGGGGTGGACGTGCCCAACGCCACGGTGATGGTCATTGAAAACGCCGAACGCTTCGGGCTGGCGCAGCTGCACCAGTTACGCGGCCGGGTGGGGCGCGGCAGCGCCCAGAGCTACTGCGTGCTGATTGCGGGCGAGCACAGCAAGAAAACCCGCCAGCGCCTGAAGATCATTGAGGGCAGTACCGACGGCTTTGTGATTGCCGAAGCCGACCTGAAGCTGCGCGGCCCCGGCGAGTTGCGCGGCACCCGCCAGAGCGGCATTCCCGACCTGCGGCTGGCCGATCTTGCCAACGACACCGAGATCATTGAGCAGGCCCGCGAACTGGCCAAGCACATCCTCGCGCACGACCCCAAGCTGGAACACCCCCGCCTGCAATACCTGCGCAGCGAACTGCAAAACCGCAGCCAGAGCGTGGC